Below is a genomic region from Castanea sativa cultivar Marrone di Chiusa Pesio chromosome 2, ASM4071231v1.
ttttccaatgtttgCATGTTAGCATTTGAAAGCTGATATTATTCCATGtcatcatttttaatattttgttttaaattttgattttagaacTTCAAATAGTTCTAAAATAAGTCACGGCCTTTTTGTATAAAGCaatctaattatttttaaaaaaatcattaaattaggTTTGATATTTTCTGTAAACCAATTAAATTGGATACGTTATTTTCTACAAATTCTTtaatttgactttttatttgttgatatttttatgaattaaacatgtatcatatataaaattttgtcaaacttTCTTGTGCACCGACTAGaatattatgtttttgaaaCGTTACAAATTCATCACTACTTTAGctttaacatttttctataACTTAATCTGTTTACTGCTTTCTTGTCTTTTGTTTAAAAGTTGGCTATTAGCATTATAATTAAAGAGCAGGTGGCATTAAAGAGAGATTACACGTGTAAATGAATATCAACACAATGTAGCTTAGCATTTAAACGTGATAATAATGTGAcagtaatatttaaaatataaaaagtggaGCATGTGATTGCTATAATtactataatttaaattaacaGTTAATGACTAATGATAATTCAATGAAAAGTGTTTTTGACAATTTAGGTATTATTAGatgggaaattattgtgtactgtcggagtactataaatgcgcACTCCATCATTTTATATGAATGATGGGTTCCACAACTTAAATTCATGGTGAGAttcaccattcatgtgagagaaagaaatacgcatttatgatactccaagagtacctaataattttccttattGGATAAATAAATGCTCATATCACTAGCAACACAACCAAAATAACTCActagtttaagttttttttttttttggtagttttattaaagtaactttataaattgtagttttcttaattaaatttctAGTTTtatccttccttttctttcttgataATGACCTTGTTATTCTGAATTTCATTATTTCGTAATAGATACCTCTATCTCATTAATCACCTCATAGCATAGTTAGGATATTCCCTTTATCGATGTAGTTGTTACTTGGCTTTCATCTTCAAATATATAATTGATATACAATAGTTAACTTAATTACCATCTGTACAAAGAATCGTCATCAATGTTGGAAAAGTTTTCTTTGTTGAGATAGAATGGAGCCTATAGGGCtatacccttaaaaaaaaaaaattggaagctTAACAAAGGCCATCAAGGCATCCCACAATCAAAGtgatgtttaaaatttaaacatgtaCCAACATTAACAAGACtattaaatgtaaaaaataaaataaaataaaactataaaaaatattagttatttttttattttctcatacaaattttttaaaagtattttataaataaatacttttaGGTCAttaattcattaacaaaatcctaaaaataatactaatagcGGTAGGGTTattccaatttttcttttcttttctattttcacCCTTATCTTCATTacctttttttgataaaaattcacCCTTATTTTCCAGACggagtttgaactttgaactcaACGCATTAAATGACAAAAACCGTCCTTGCATGTatgtagcaaaaataaataaatgaaaaaaagaaaccacCCTTGCATGCAATAATAAATGGCCCACCACAAAGGACAATGataattcaagaaaattatttttaggatAAGCACTCTCTAAGAGCTCGAAATCGGCAAGCCGTTATCGACCAATTTTTTGCTGGTCAAGGCCAGCCGTTAGAATATAATTATTGCTGACGATAATTGATAGGTAGAGCAAAAATGTACTAGTAGCAGTTTCTTGATAgtgccctctctctctctctctccaacaaaaaaaactactaatttttagtagtttattttgtttagaGGCCTACCATCCCATCTCTTCGATTCCCTCTATAATCTTTGTTTAAAGAGTTAGATGATGGGCTTGGCATCTCGGGTCCTTCTCCAATTATGTGATAATCTCATAATTAGACAAATGAGTAATATTAGtgacacaacaaaatgtcacaaaaattttacaatatttttaaatatatcaatttacaTATGGGCTCACtacaatatttaattaaaaaaatttatgctaatttgagAATAATATGAAATTGTTGTGTCCTATTTTTAGAACAACACACGTAAGGAAAACCATGATTTGTCAAACCAATCTCTTAAACGAACAGAataaaacaacattaaaaaggaaaaagaacagCGAAACATATTATTGTTAgataagttattttattttattttatatttattaatttaccaATGGGACACAAATGGCAATATAGGTATGTGACACGTATAAATAGGCAATActaaaaacacaatttaaacGTGTTAATAAATGAATGATGACGATTACCATATTTCAGTAACGCATTTAGAATAGAGGAGAATATTGTCAAAGTATTAGGAGAAGGTGTTAGATGGAGATAAAGATTTGTCGATAATTCCTAATAACATTCGACAACCGTTAGAGATCTCAATTATAAATAGAGGACCTATTTTTCAAGGACACCCAACTCAAATTATAAGCTAATCAACAACAATTTTTCTCTTGTTATTGTATCTACTTTCTAGTTTTTTGGATTATTATAAGTTATTAAATGCAAGTAATATAATatacacacttgcaatcattaCTCTTTCATGTTTATGAAGCTTTACTAGATTCATAGCAAGTTTATAGTTACATCGATCgattatatgaaaattaaaatcatCTTAAACAATTAATCCTATATTGAGCAAGGAATTAATAAAAGGATTACAAGAATGACACTCACTTTGCTTTTTAATTAGTTGATTTAGAGCTTTTGACTGACCCCTTGGTGATTGAATAGAATCAAAATGAATTTAGAATTATTACTTAATATTTAATAGAAACCATGCATAACAAAATTCAAGAGATTTATTAGAACATTAATAGAGTAAAATTGAAATGGAGCTAACCtcttttagaaactttttgTAAGAaagcaaaattttaagagaggCAAACTAGCACCAAGTTCTCTCCATGCTATAATGAAGTCATACTTAACTATATCAGTGGCGGCTCCATGATTTTCTTTTAGGGGGGTCAATAGTGTCTTGAGCTAGAATTttgttgtggggagtaaaaaataaaatgattaatttttctttttgtatatacAATTGTCATATTACATACAATAATCTAATATAGTACTCTATATAGTATACAATACAactatattgtaaaatagtctaaaaaaaatcagtaatagtttaaaattttgtaaaaaaaacaacaatagaacgcatataaataaataacaaatcataatatatgtcaaattaataataatttattataatcatatgtaatatcaattaaataaaaatatataataaagatgaaTAGCAACACGCCTAAGAGTAGGTCTGAGAGTAAACGTTAAActaaggaaaataaatagtaactTCTATTAGATTTTGCTTTTGAAGTGTATGGATTTTTAACCACACATGTGGTCATTCTCTTGAAATTGGAGCAAGCACTAAAAGACTTTTTGGACTCGAAAAACTGTAGAACACTAATTAAACTACTTgattagatagaaagaaaatatagaagggagaaagagagaatgagaaaagaatCATAGAAATACAGATTAGTCGGTAGTACAAGTggtgtaattttttgttgatgaagaagaaaagtgcaGGGAAAAACAATTTCATTCTACCATCAACTGTAAAGTAAGTTAGAATCCAGAGAGAaggcttatttattttttaataaatgaacaattttaagaGTACAAAACATTTGCGCAATAAAATCTAAATGGCAAGTTATTAAaggtatttaaaaaaataatgttagttATGAGTTTAGATAAAAAAGTCAATATATTACAACTTGTCACTTAATCTTTATTGtagaaaaattgagaaaatattatgaaaatagcACTAATATGATCAtatttcaagtttatttcaattgggtttaaacaaaatttagggttagggtgttcaaaattaagggtcaaaacaaaaaaaaattttaaaaaaaatattctttggGCTGGCTGTAGAGCAGCCCCTAAACTATATTAATATTAAGAAAGAATACACACAATGACAATAATTTATTGTACGCAtgtatagtaatttttttttataagtgtatttataattttttaatatgtgcatttattgaaatgtatttttttaagaaaatgtatttttttgaggggaaaaaagaaaatgtattaaaacttgtaaatgaatattttttagcgataatatttattaatttttattacattgaaaaatatgtataaatatgtgaacttatttttttattaatttttattaaaactcaAAAATGAATATGTATTAATTTATATTACATTGAATCTTATGCCATACCCCACAACTATGGGTTGGCATGGGTTATGGGTAGATGTTGCTGTACTGTTACTCTCTAGGGATTGTACACAAagtccccaaaaaaaataaatactaataataatggCCGTTTCCTATATGTATTAATTAACTATTAATGGAGTAATTATCCATCACCATCAAAATCAAATTGACCAAACTACCCTATCAGAAAAGAAGAGCATAGTTTGATGATGCCTCTCACTCCTACGTCCTAAGCCATTAATTTTACTTTGCAACGGAATGGACCCCACCATGAACGGACAAGATCAGAAGGATCAGACTTCAGAGTTCACTCAGCTGAGTCAGCTAAAATTTGCAGTGAGCATTGAATTCTCATCCTCATCGCTCATGTGTCAGTAACTTCATGCagatgttaaaaaatatataaatatatctatcagaaaaagaaattttgctTTGTGAGGAAAGGGAAAGGTGGCGAAGAGTAAGGCGAAAGTCTTGAGTCTAAACTGTAAATTAATGTGCCCTCCCACAAGGTCACCAATGTCACCAACGAGATTTTTCAAATCTcattgcagagagagagagagagagatgggtcgGTGACCATAACGTGGGAACGGGACAGTGAAACCCAATTCCAAGAGTCAGTCCCGTTGACTTGTTACTGTAGGTAGCAACCTACACATGCCGGTTACCAATTTGCTAATCCCAATACACCACTTTCaatttaaaaacatataaaattccCATACGGTAAAGAGTGATTGTATTTTTCTATTGCATTTtgcatatatcatatcatatcatatcttctgagagagagagagagagagaaagggagagattTCAACTTAGCAGGAACAGTGAGGCCTTTTCATAGCAGAACTCTTTTTGGGGCTTTCGAAAGAGGAAAACAGAAATAATACACCAGCTTATTTGTAGAGAAGCAGAGAAAATAGAAACATGGAAAAGTGGAGGATGAAAAGGGTGTCTCTATCTAATCCATTTCTTTTGTCCTTTTAATCAATTCCATGCCCAACCCCGACCTCCCCTTTTGTCCTCTTCATAATACAACCTCTACCAATTCCCTTTTCTAAAACCCCCCTTTGAGGATCAGAAACTCAGAGAGAAGCTTTGAGATTGTGAaacccaaagagagagagagagaaaaaaaaaaccaaactaaaATGGTGACTGGTTGGAGAAGAGCGTTTTGCACATCAATCCCCAAAGATAGAGAAACCAACAAAGTAATATCAACAGAGAAGCATCAAAACCAGCATTGCGAGAATAGCAATCAGAGCCCCAGAATCAGCTCCAAGTTCGGATTTTTCTCCAACCCATCAACACCTCGCTTGCAATCTCTGCCAGTCTCAAGCCCAAGTCTCCGGTGCCGAACCTCCCTCACCAACACCGCAACACCCACTTCATCGGTACCCAATAGCCCAaaactccattgtaaaaccgcAACTACTCCAAAGAAAAACAACAGCCCAAGATTGTTCCAGCTCTCCAATCCTCCTTCCCCCAAATCACCCTCCAGCTTCTCACTCCTCAAAGCTACGTTAAGACTCTCCAAAGTAAGCATCTTTTTTCTGTTTCTCACAGTCTCTTCAACTGAGTCATCAATCTTTCTCTGTTCTTATTACTTTTTCCGTGacgtttttgcttttttttttttttaatatcttttctaatattctttgtgtttgttattatatttttgcaGAGTAGATGTGGAATCTGTTTACAGAGCGTGAAGTCAGGTCAAGGAACGGCCATTTTCACCGCCGAATGTTCTCACACTTTCCACTTCAATTGCATTTCTTCCCACATCAAAAAGCACCGACTTTTGGTTTGCCCTGTTTGCAACACTAATTGGAAGGAACTACCTTTGCTTGCTTTCCATCAGAACCCAGTTAGCCAAGCAGCAGAGCATAATAATGACAATAACAAAGTCAAAACCAAGACTTTGCGAGTATACAACGACGATGAGCCATTGATGTCTCCCACTCCCGGTGCTCGCTTCAATCCCATACCGGAATCAGCTGACGAAAACGAAGATGACCAAAACGACACCGTCGAGTTCCAGGGCTTTTTCGTCAATTCCACTCCTACTGATGTTTTCAGACACGTGGATGTGAGTTTGTTGCCTGAGGCCGCCGTGGTTGCTGTTGGAAAGAATTACGAGACGTACGCTGTCGTTTTGAAGCTCAAAGCTCCGTGCGGAACGACGTCGTCTCGCTCGGCGCGTCGAGCTCCGATTGATTTAGTGACCGTGGTTGACGTCAGTACAAACATGAGTGGGCCCAAGCTCGTGATGATGAAACGCGCTTTGCGTTTGGTTGTGTCGTCGCTCTGTGCCACTGACCGTCTCTCTATCGTCGCGTTCTCAGCCACTTCGAAGCGGTTGTTGCCGTTAACGAGGATGACAACTAACGGCCGTAGATCCGCGAGAAAGATGGTCGACGCGCTGTGCTGCGTTGGCCAGGGCGCGTGTGCTAACGACGCGCTCAAAAAGGCTGCGAAGGTTCTTGAAGATCGTCGAGAGAGGAACCCAGTTGCGAGCATAATGCTTCTATCAAACGAGAGCGGAACTGATCATTCGGTCAATCACAAGCGCAGCTCTCCAGTGGTGTACTCCACGCGCCTCTCTCAAATCCCCGTCCACACCGTGTGTTTCGGCGCGTGGGATCACGAGGACGCGTTTGCTAAATGTGTTGGTGGTTTGTTAAGTGTTGTGGTCCAGGATCTTAGAGTTCAACTGGGGTTCGCGTCCGGGTCCGCCCCTGCCGAGATTGCTGCGGTATATGCACTAACGGGTCGGCCCGCTGGTCTCGGGTCGGGTTCGGTTAAACTGGGTGATCTATACGCCGAGGAAGAAAGGGAATTATTGGTGGAGTTGAAACTGAAAGTGAAATTACCAGCTTCTTCGATTGGGCCCCACTATGTTTTATCCGTACGGCCTTCTTACAAAGACCCAACCACGCAGGAGCTTGTGTTTTGCAAAGAACAGGCACTCCTCGTACCTCGTCCACAGCCCGTTCGATCTTCATCTCCGAGCATCCAACGGCTCAGGAACCTCCACGTCACGACTCGCGCCGTGGCTGAGTCTCGGCGCTTAGCCGAGCACAACAATTTGTCAGGAGCTCACCACATGTTGACCTCGGCTCGAGCCTTGTTGATGCAGTCAAGCTCAGAGTCGGCTGATGAGTATATACGCGGCTTGGAAGCCGAGCTAGCCGAGCTGCACAAGCGAAGGCTGAGCCAGCTGCAAAGCCAAAGGCAAAGAGGGAACGAACGTGTGGAAGAGAAGCCGGAGCCGCTTACGCCCACTTCGGCTTGGAGAGCCGCTGAGAGATTGGCTAAAGTGGCTATCATGAGGAAGTCAATGAATAGAGTCAGCGATTTGCACGGCTTTGAAAATGCAAGATtttagttggttttttttttttgggttcccttaatttttattttattaattttgtagcaatacaaagaaattagtcaatttatatatataaatataaaattaaataatgttgaaaaaaccccaaaaaaagaaagtagagagagagagagaggttgggtATGATTGAATAGG
It encodes:
- the LOC142626075 gene encoding E3 ubiquitin-protein ligase WAVH1 encodes the protein MVTGWRRAFCTSIPKDRETNKVISTEKHQNQHCENSNQSPRISSKFGFFSNPSTPRLQSLPVSSPSLRCRTSLTNTATPTSSVPNSPKLHCKTATTPKKNNSPRLFQLSNPPSPKSPSSFSLLKATLRLSKSRCGICLQSVKSGQGTAIFTAECSHTFHFNCISSHIKKHRLLVCPVCNTNWKELPLLAFHQNPVSQAAEHNNDNNKVKTKTLRVYNDDEPLMSPTPGARFNPIPESADENEDDQNDTVEFQGFFVNSTPTDVFRHVDVSLLPEAAVVAVGKNYETYAVVLKLKAPCGTTSSRSARRAPIDLVTVVDVSTNMSGPKLVMMKRALRLVVSSLCATDRLSIVAFSATSKRLLPLTRMTTNGRRSARKMVDALCCVGQGACANDALKKAAKVLEDRRERNPVASIMLLSNESGTDHSVNHKRSSPVVYSTRLSQIPVHTVCFGAWDHEDAFAKCVGGLLSVVVQDLRVQLGFASGSAPAEIAAVYALTGRPAGLGSGSVKLGDLYAEEERELLVELKLKVKLPASSIGPHYVLSVRPSYKDPTTQELVFCKEQALLVPRPQPVRSSSPSIQRLRNLHVTTRAVAESRRLAEHNNLSGAHHMLTSARALLMQSSSESADEYIRGLEAELAELHKRRLSQLQSQRQRGNERVEEKPEPLTPTSAWRAAERLAKVAIMRKSMNRVSDLHGFENARF